One part of the Dromaius novaehollandiae isolate bDroNov1 unplaced genomic scaffold, bDroNov1.hap1 HAP1_SCAFFOLD_64, whole genome shotgun sequence genome encodes these proteins:
- the LOC135326462 gene encoding maestro heat-like repeat-containing protein family member 2B, whose amino-acid sequence MFLVVKAVETVFGDHRSKVKVAVLGFIKELFSSGVENCSAWGLVAYVFREFSRATSRLETGNLSEREAVAETALQTLCLHVLDTLDVSASGMTRLLWPRLLQFVVPAQYTGTLVPLSRCLRELVERQERAEEKEEPNYLCYQERAKLPTPQALLVRLLVLACSPYEGGGHGAVALQLLKTLHRAIHRAVGIPWMAQIPSLLQYLEVPGSWN is encoded by the exons atgttcctggttgtcaaggcagtggaaactgtctttggagaccaccggagtaag GTGAAGGTGGCTGTTCTTGGTTTCATCAAGGAACTGTTCAGCTCTGGTGTCGAGAACTGTTCGGCCTGGGGTCTGGTGGCCTATGTTTTCAGGGAGTTCAGTCGGGCCACCAGCAGACTG gagacaggaaacCTCTCTGAGAGGGAAGCAGTGGCAGAGACCGCGCTTCAAACTCTCTGCTTACATGTCCTCGACACCCTGGACGTCTCAGCAAGCGGCATGACAAGA ctcctatgGCCAAGGCTCCTCCAGTTCGTAGTGCCAGCTCAGTACACTGGCACTCTGGTCCCACTCTCCCGCTGCCTCAGGGAGCTcgtggagagacaggagagagcagaagagaaggaggaacccAATTACCTGTGCTACCAAGAACGCg ccaaactgccaactccccaggctctgctggtacGTCTCCTG gtgcttgcttgctctccttatgaaggaggtggccatggagctgttgccctgcagctgctgaagacccTTCACAGGGCAATTCACAGAGCGGTGGGGATTCCCTGGATGGCCCAGAtcccttccttgctgcagtaCCTTGAAG TTCCAGGGAGCTGGAACTGA